One genomic window of Polyangium aurulentum includes the following:
- a CDS encoding thiamine phosphate synthase produces the protein MRGLYAIVDTSALDRRGLDVVAFAEAVLEARPAALQLRDKGSGARRTAALLRDLAPLAARAGVPLFANDRPDLALLTGCPGVHVGQDDVPVPLVRAQASRLGGALVVGLSTHGEAQIEAGVAEAPDYLAIGPIFATSSKDDAEPALGLEGLAKLAARARGLGYTRPLLAIGGITLETAGAVGALVELVAVIGALLPTATGPGAFVEAKERALALKEAIARGAGGAGA, from the coding sequence ATGCGAGGTCTCTACGCCATCGTGGACACGTCCGCGCTCGATCGGCGCGGGCTCGACGTGGTCGCCTTTGCCGAAGCGGTGCTCGAGGCGCGCCCCGCGGCCTTGCAGCTTCGTGACAAGGGCTCTGGGGCGCGTCGAACGGCGGCCCTCTTGCGCGACCTCGCGCCCCTGGCGGCGCGCGCGGGGGTGCCGCTGTTCGCGAACGACCGTCCGGATCTCGCGCTGCTGACGGGCTGCCCCGGCGTGCACGTGGGTCAGGACGACGTGCCCGTGCCGCTCGTGCGCGCGCAGGCGTCGCGGCTCGGCGGGGCGCTGGTGGTGGGGCTGTCGACGCACGGGGAGGCGCAGATCGAGGCCGGCGTGGCCGAGGCGCCGGACTACCTGGCGATCGGTCCGATCTTCGCGACGTCGAGCAAGGACGACGCGGAGCCGGCGCTCGGACTGGAGGGTCTCGCGAAGCTCGCGGCGCGCGCGCGGGGGCTCGGGTACACGCGGCCGTTGCTGGCGATCGGTGGGATCACGCTCGAGACGGCGGGCGCGGTGGGAGCGCTGGTGGAGCTGGTGGCGGTGATCGGCGCGCTGTTGCCGACGGCGACGGGGCCGGGAGCGTTCGTGGAGGCGAAGGAGCGGGCGCTCGCGCTGAAAGAGGCGATCGCGCGCGGAGCTGGAGGAGCGGGCGCATGA
- a CDS encoding ATP-binding protein, whose product MPFSHILGQDEAIRTLTRAIQGGRVHHAYRFEGPEGVGKEMAAFALAQALVCTGGETLGCGRCDACRRAVTLAKDRPEVPLHPDVILIERGLYPPGTIGRNTEESSQVSVEQIRRLVLPHASYPPHEGRARVFIFRRAEELGTAAANALLKTLEEPRQGTHFVLMSSRSDRLLDTIRSRTLKIRFGPLPDPIMRKILTDQNVPAEKQDIAIELAAGSAAAALELADAERTAARDEFVAAMLAAVKAPDMGPAVALAEARDTKDKDRLKEDLRALGAMLARSARTRIEADPRAAAIDAQRYTAVLRAIGYIERNASASLSIVSLVSEMREAIPG is encoded by the coding sequence GTGCCCTTCTCGCACATCCTCGGCCAGGACGAGGCCATCCGCACCCTCACGCGCGCCATCCAGGGCGGGCGGGTCCACCACGCTTACCGCTTCGAGGGGCCCGAGGGCGTCGGCAAGGAGATGGCCGCCTTCGCGCTCGCGCAGGCGCTCGTGTGCACCGGGGGCGAGACGCTCGGCTGCGGCCGCTGCGACGCGTGCCGCCGCGCCGTCACGCTCGCCAAGGACCGCCCCGAGGTCCCCCTGCACCCCGACGTGATCCTGATCGAGCGCGGCCTCTACCCGCCCGGCACGATCGGGCGCAACACCGAGGAGAGCTCGCAGGTCTCGGTCGAGCAGATCCGCCGCCTCGTGCTGCCTCACGCCTCCTACCCGCCGCACGAGGGGCGCGCGCGCGTGTTCATCTTCCGGCGCGCCGAGGAGCTCGGCACCGCGGCCGCCAACGCGCTCCTGAAGACGCTCGAAGAGCCGCGCCAGGGCACGCACTTCGTGCTGATGAGCTCGCGGTCCGACCGGCTGCTCGACACCATCCGCTCGCGCACGCTCAAGATCCGCTTCGGCCCGCTGCCCGATCCGATCATGCGCAAGATCCTCACCGATCAGAACGTGCCCGCGGAGAAGCAGGACATCGCCATCGAGCTGGCCGCGGGGAGCGCCGCCGCCGCGCTCGAGCTGGCGGACGCGGAGAGGACGGCCGCGCGCGACGAGTTCGTCGCCGCCATGCTCGCCGCCGTGAAGGCGCCCGACATGGGGCCCGCGGTGGCGCTCGCCGAGGCGCGCGACACGAAGGACAAGGACCGGCTCAAGGAAGACCTGCGCGCGCTCGGGGCGATGCTGGCGCGCTCGGCGCGGACGCGCATCGAGGCCGACCCGCGCGCGGCCGCCATCGACGCGCAGAGGTACACGGCCGTGCTTCGCGCGATCGGGTACATCGAGCGCAATGCGTCGGCGAGCCTGTCGATCGTGTCGCTCGTGTCGGAGATGCGCGAGGCGATCCCGGGCTGA
- a CDS encoding FAD-dependent oxidoreductase gives MEFTGDDAQTLVIIGNGMVGFKLCQRMVEYGAHEQIRIVVFGEEPRPAYDRVHLSELFAGRPSASLTLAPESWYAEHGIELHLDDPVVYVDRVRSVVVSASGVEVPYNRLVFATGSRPFVPPVEGADLPGVFVYRTIEDLYEIEDHALEVRSAAIIGGGLLGLEAAKAVYDLGLRVHVVEVAKGLMPRQLDAEGANVLRGKIEQLGVKVHCGKKLTRISAMPAPAPSADGEPVHADRVLTFDDGEMLAVGMVVFSAGVRPRGELAKAAGLACSANGGIIVNDLLETSDPQIFAIGECASHRGITYGLVLPGYQMVDALAANLLGAQQRFEGADQSAKLKLMGITVAAFGAHDGDTSLGGNALVFNGGGVYRKLVVQNGRLIGAVTVGDWENLDRIHDLLKAPLPLSFWDMRRFRGTGNLWPKSESSSVTEWAPDAIVCGCLRVTRGTLDEAIAAGCSAVEELSARTGAGTLCGSCKPLMSELLGLEAPISVYEPVPASRFEGGPRSRREGGPRSRREGPRTRRGDLMPASRTDSSLRSPSVMPPSSMDSTAAPKRTSVLPPSMLDPTSSALQRASAFEVPQQPSAQFPRRLSVLISERPQAMQGLYDRMASLGPREDEDTASAPEVDSGPLSMRSATLSSKPSVELSAPPPTLRSSIPPPPSASALDGAAGLGAMMELRSSQVPFIGMPRELEGEDEAPAAARPGALAMAAQVDEHAAEKTPPSGVLVPGMLRAAAAAMIERAESSKRPPVALVPVRLRQDAGDEHAADKTPPSGVLVPDVLRAVAADRIDREVSSRPAPGSFLPKRLRADDADDAHAAVPTPRSGAFVPDMLRPAVETEPPVMPVPPAQRPVALRTEVMVSAPPRPATSPRPAAPTPAAGMVLPGLRKGEGPGVPRPSAPTPAAGMVLPSLRKGEGPGVSRTSAPTPAAGTALPELRRKKDDWPGSAPMPLGMPRPVRPASAQDTPPTGMRLDLPRRVMPEEELAAGGSLAALVPAALPRLDGDVPSSRSASRRDAPSTSRRGLSTAAPPPSSRPGSSRPGASMMDAPSTSRRSLMALAAPPPSSTGETPTSSHRLATLAPPPVITIVPAPDDGPLAGEASLFALAAAMDAAAPSSRSRRLSLEPLDPGDAPAPPSSARLRDSLLPPTDDALTPSSRDLTPGYDVAPASRRSWVPPKRLSMPPGALSVVPPARPSIQAPPERGRKILLVASIVAVSWSLVQAFVPSIPPSRSVRTGVALEALWRSDFWKQASGYTLVVLCVLSLGVSLRKRWRRFQVGDVPLWRSAHGVLGALTLLVFFLHTGLHAGARMNLVLTIDFLAVTILGAVAGAVAALSDRWAPVTARNRRLRTAWVHALVTWPLPILVALHVMAVYYF, from the coding sequence GTGGAGTTTACCGGGGACGATGCCCAGACCCTCGTGATCATCGGCAACGGGATGGTCGGGTTCAAGCTCTGCCAGCGGATGGTGGAGTACGGCGCGCACGAGCAGATCCGCATCGTCGTCTTCGGCGAGGAGCCGCGCCCCGCCTACGATCGCGTGCACCTGTCCGAGCTGTTCGCAGGCCGCCCCTCCGCGAGCCTGACCCTCGCCCCCGAGTCCTGGTACGCGGAGCACGGCATCGAGCTGCACCTCGACGATCCGGTGGTCTACGTCGACCGCGTGCGCAGCGTGGTCGTCTCCGCATCCGGCGTCGAGGTGCCCTACAACCGCCTCGTCTTCGCGACCGGATCGCGCCCGTTCGTGCCGCCCGTCGAGGGCGCGGACCTGCCCGGCGTCTTCGTCTACCGCACCATCGAAGATCTGTACGAGATCGAGGACCACGCGCTCGAGGTGCGCAGCGCGGCCATCATCGGCGGCGGCCTGCTCGGGCTCGAGGCGGCCAAGGCGGTGTACGACCTCGGCCTGCGGGTGCACGTCGTCGAGGTGGCCAAGGGCCTGATGCCGCGGCAGCTCGACGCCGAGGGCGCGAACGTGCTGCGCGGCAAGATCGAGCAGCTCGGGGTCAAGGTCCACTGCGGCAAGAAGCTCACCCGCATCAGCGCGATGCCCGCGCCTGCGCCCTCTGCGGACGGCGAGCCGGTGCACGCCGATCGGGTGCTCACGTTCGACGATGGCGAGATGCTGGCCGTGGGGATGGTCGTCTTCTCGGCCGGCGTGCGCCCGCGCGGCGAGCTCGCGAAGGCGGCGGGGCTCGCGTGCAGCGCGAACGGCGGCATCATCGTCAACGACCTGCTCGAGACCTCGGACCCGCAGATCTTCGCGATCGGCGAGTGCGCCTCGCACCGCGGGATCACCTACGGGCTCGTGCTGCCCGGCTACCAGATGGTCGACGCGCTCGCCGCCAACCTGCTCGGCGCGCAGCAGCGGTTCGAGGGGGCCGATCAGTCGGCGAAGCTCAAGCTGATGGGCATCACCGTCGCGGCGTTCGGCGCGCACGACGGCGACACCTCGCTCGGCGGCAACGCGCTCGTGTTCAACGGCGGCGGGGTCTACCGCAAGCTCGTCGTGCAGAACGGCCGGCTCATCGGCGCGGTGACCGTGGGCGACTGGGAGAACCTCGACCGCATCCACGACCTGTTGAAGGCGCCCCTGCCGCTGTCGTTCTGGGACATGCGCCGCTTCCGCGGGACGGGCAACCTCTGGCCGAAGAGCGAGTCGTCGTCGGTGACCGAGTGGGCGCCCGACGCGATCGTGTGCGGCTGTCTGCGCGTCACGCGCGGCACGCTCGACGAGGCGATCGCGGCGGGGTGCTCGGCGGTCGAGGAGCTGAGCGCGCGCACGGGCGCGGGCACGCTGTGCGGATCGTGCAAGCCGCTCATGTCGGAGCTGCTCGGGCTCGAGGCGCCGATCAGCGTCTACGAGCCCGTGCCGGCGTCGCGCTTCGAGGGCGGCCCGAGGTCGCGCCGCGAAGGGGGTCCGAGGTCGCGCCGCGAGGGGCCGCGGACGCGCCGGGGCGATCTGATGCCCGCGTCCCGCACCGACTCGTCGCTGCGCTCGCCGTCGGTGATGCCGCCGTCGTCGATGGACTCGACGGCCGCCCCCAAGCGCACGAGCGTCCTGCCGCCGTCGATGCTCGATCCGACGTCGTCGGCGCTCCAGCGCGCGTCGGCGTTCGAGGTGCCGCAGCAGCCCTCGGCCCAGTTCCCGCGGCGCCTGTCGGTGCTCATCTCCGAGCGTCCCCAGGCGATGCAGGGGCTGTACGATCGGATGGCATCGCTCGGGCCGCGCGAGGACGAGGACACGGCCAGCGCGCCGGAGGTCGACTCCGGACCTCTGTCCATGCGCAGCGCGACCCTGTCGTCGAAGCCGAGCGTGGAGCTGTCGGCGCCTCCGCCGACGCTGCGCTCGTCGATCCCGCCGCCTCCGTCGGCGTCGGCGCTCGACGGGGCCGCGGGGCTCGGGGCGATGATGGAGCTGCGCTCGTCGCAGGTCCCGTTCATCGGGATGCCGCGAGAGCTGGAGGGCGAGGACGAGGCGCCGGCCGCCGCGCGTCCGGGCGCGCTCGCCATGGCGGCGCAGGTGGACGAGCACGCGGCCGAGAAGACGCCGCCCTCGGGGGTGCTCGTGCCGGGCATGCTGCGGGCGGCGGCGGCGGCGATGATCGAGCGCGCGGAGTCGTCGAAGCGCCCGCCGGTCGCGCTGGTGCCGGTGCGCCTGCGCCAGGACGCGGGCGACGAGCACGCGGCCGACAAGACGCCGCCCTCGGGGGTGCTCGTGCCGGACGTGCTGCGGGCCGTGGCGGCGGATCGGATCGATCGCGAGGTGTCGTCGAGGCCCGCGCCGGGCTCGTTCTTGCCGAAGCGGCTGCGCGCGGACGACGCTGACGACGCGCACGCGGCCGTCCCGACGCCGCGATCGGGCGCGTTCGTGCCCGACATGCTGCGCCCCGCGGTGGAGACCGAGCCGCCCGTGATGCCGGTGCCCCCCGCGCAGCGGCCCGTCGCGCTGCGGACCGAGGTCATGGTGTCGGCGCCGCCGCGCCCCGCGACGTCGCCGCGCCCTGCCGCGCCGACGCCTGCGGCGGGGATGGTGCTGCCGGGCCTGCGCAAGGGCGAGGGTCCAGGCGTGCCGCGCCCGTCCGCGCCGACGCCAGCCGCGGGGATGGTGCTGCCGAGCCTGCGCAAGGGCGAGGGTCCAGGCGTCTCGCGCACGTCGGCGCCGACGCCGGCCGCGGGGACGGCGCTGCCGGAGCTGCGCCGCAAGAAGGACGACTGGCCGGGCTCGGCGCCGATGCCGCTCGGGATGCCGCGCCCCGTGCGCCCCGCGAGCGCGCAGGACACGCCGCCCACGGGGATGCGCCTCGACCTGCCCCGGCGCGTGATGCCGGAAGAGGAGCTCGCCGCCGGCGGATCGCTCGCGGCCCTCGTGCCTGCGGCCCTTCCGCGGCTCGACGGCGACGTTCCCTCCTCTCGCTCGGCGTCTCGCCGCGATGCTCCCTCGACCTCGCGGCGGGGGTTGTCGACCGCGGCGCCTCCGCCCTCGTCGCGCCCGGGCTCCTCGCGCCCGGGGGCCTCGATGATGGATGCGCCCTCGACCTCGCGGCGCAGCCTCATGGCCCTGGCGGCGCCTCCGCCCTCCTCGACGGGCGAGACGCCGACCTCCTCGCATCGCCTCGCGACCCTGGCCCCGCCGCCGGTGATCACGATCGTGCCCGCTCCAGACGACGGGCCGCTTGCCGGCGAGGCCAGCCTCTTCGCGCTCGCCGCGGCCATGGATGCCGCCGCCCCGTCCTCGCGGAGCCGCAGGCTCTCCCTGGAGCCGCTCGACCCCGGCGACGCCCCGGCCCCGCCCTCCTCCGCGCGGCTGCGCGATTCGCTGCTGCCTCCGACCGACGACGCGTTGACGCCCTCCTCGCGCGACCTCACACCGGGCTACGACGTGGCCCCCGCGTCGCGGCGGAGCTGGGTGCCACCGAAGCGGCTCTCGATGCCACCCGGCGCCCTGTCGGTCGTGCCTCCTGCGAGGCCTTCCATCCAGGCTCCGCCGGAGCGCGGTCGCAAGATTCTCCTCGTTGCGTCGATTGTCGCCGTATCCTGGTCCCTGGTGCAGGCGTTCGTCCCATCGATCCCCCCTTCACGCTCGGTGCGAACCGGCGTGGCCCTCGAGGCGCTCTGGCGGAGCGACTTCTGGAAGCAGGCGAGCGGTTACACGCTCGTGGTCCTGTGCGTGCTCAGCCTGGGCGTGTCGCTGCGCAAGCGCTGGCGGCGGTTCCAGGTGGGCGACGTGCCGCTCTGGCGAAGCGCGCATGGCGTGCTGGGGGCGCTGACGCTCCTCGTGTTTTTCCTCCACACGGGGCTGCACGCCGGGGCGCGGATGAACCTCGTCCTGACGATCGACTTCCTCGCAGTAACGATCCTTGGCGCGGTGGCGGGTGCGGTGGCAGCGTTGAGCGATCGCTGGGCGCCCGTCACCGCGCGCAACCGCCGTCTGAGGACGGCGTGGGTGCACGCGCTGGTGACGTGGCCTCTGCCGATCCTCGTCGCCTTGCACGTGATGGCCGTGTATTACTTCTGA
- a CDS encoding DUF3995 domain-containing protein: MLTLLAILTSAVLVAIAAVHVYWAAGGKRWIDLVIPQENGARAFTPPPWMTLGVAFGVFAAALVVLGSRGWGPAATLPFALRRGAVGLLAVVFALRGVGDFRRVGLFRKVKGTPFAHWDAQLFTPLCIVLAGNCALLAVATVPML, encoded by the coding sequence ATGCTGACCCTGCTGGCCATCCTCACGAGCGCCGTGCTTGTCGCCATCGCCGCAGTGCACGTGTACTGGGCGGCTGGCGGAAAACGCTGGATTGACCTGGTGATCCCCCAGGAAAACGGCGCCCGGGCCTTCACACCTCCCCCGTGGATGACGCTGGGGGTGGCGTTCGGCGTGTTCGCCGCAGCCCTGGTGGTGCTCGGCTCCCGGGGATGGGGGCCCGCTGCGACGCTGCCCTTCGCTTTGCGGCGAGGCGCCGTGGGCCTTCTCGCGGTCGTGTTCGCGCTCCGGGGCGTGGGGGATTTCCGGCGGGTCGGGCTCTTTCGCAAGGTGAAGGGCACGCCGTTCGCCCACTGGGACGCGCAGCTCTTCACCCCGCTGTGCATTGTGCTCGCCGGGAATTGCGCTCTGCTCGCGGTGGCAACCGTTCCGATGCTTTGA
- a CDS encoding Tll0287-like domain-containing protein, with translation MNKRAMKASAGLCLAVVVAGAAAVGCGQQGGSGGAAGGIQPQVMADAIYSVIAADRAVYTREVVNRLTSENAIKASEHFKDDKALPLPAQMLRMGAEQSQKTNPSFTYALLSVDPINKQNAPKTEAEKAGLKFVADNPGKNYYGDEKLGDKTYFTAVYADKATVEACAKCHNEHADSPRKDWKVGDTMGALVIRIPKG, from the coding sequence GTGAACAAGCGAGCAATGAAGGCGAGCGCGGGACTTTGCTTGGCGGTGGTCGTGGCGGGCGCGGCGGCGGTCGGCTGCGGCCAGCAGGGCGGCAGCGGCGGCGCTGCGGGCGGCATCCAGCCCCAGGTGATGGCCGACGCCATCTACTCGGTGATCGCGGCTGACCGCGCGGTGTACACGCGCGAGGTCGTCAACCGGCTGACCAGCGAGAACGCCATCAAGGCGAGCGAGCATTTCAAGGACGACAAGGCCCTGCCGCTGCCCGCGCAGATGCTGCGGATGGGCGCCGAGCAGTCGCAGAAGACGAACCCGAGCTTCACCTACGCGCTCCTCTCGGTCGACCCGATCAACAAGCAGAACGCGCCGAAGACCGAGGCGGAGAAGGCCGGCCTGAAGTTCGTCGCCGACAACCCCGGCAAGAACTACTACGGCGACGAGAAGCTCGGCGACAAGACGTACTTCACCGCGGTCTACGCGGACAAGGCGACGGTCGAGGCCTGCGCGAAGTGCCACAACGAGCACGCCGACAGCCCGCGCAAGGACTGGAAAGTGGGCGACACGATGGGCGCCCTCGTCATCCGCATCCCGAAGGGCTGA
- a CDS encoding cytochrome c3 family protein, protein MSTRVSVIAWLLVTGVVGGYGTFRLTSKDQTLYLPGRTSDGHYQIEMACESCHTPFGGVAQDACTKCHGEARTAADSHPESKFLDPRNADRLKAIDARKCVTCHTEHWPEGTHKGGATVAADFCVKCHDNVGEERPSHAGMSFFTCSNAGCHNYHDNRALWEDYLGKHLNEPEILAKAQVPLRTSMIGGPNGPKALTAKDQDAPPNVPVAAMLIAEWEQSAHARAGVNCTGCHGGTTGEHGKPWVDKPALAACAMCHGEQDKGFREGRHGMREAAGLEPMTPGQARLPMKHEAKDKKLGCNTCHGGHRHDAKQAAVDSCLGCHDDQHSKAYEGSSHFKLWQAELSGTAAKGTGVSCATCHIPREKREGGAPVLVQHDQNDNLRPNEKMVRNVCTNCHGVGFSLDAMADAELVQKNFQGRPTKHVASLEMVEKRMAGKKKGGR, encoded by the coding sequence ATGAGCACGCGCGTATCGGTGATTGCTTGGCTCCTGGTGACGGGGGTCGTGGGCGGGTACGGGACATTCCGCCTCACCTCGAAGGACCAGACGCTTTATTTGCCCGGTCGGACCTCGGACGGGCACTATCAGATCGAAATGGCGTGCGAGTCCTGCCATACGCCTTTCGGCGGCGTGGCGCAGGACGCGTGCACCAAGTGCCACGGCGAGGCGCGCACGGCTGCCGACTCGCACCCCGAATCGAAGTTCCTGGACCCACGTAACGCCGACCGGCTGAAGGCCATCGACGCGCGCAAATGCGTGACTTGCCACACGGAGCACTGGCCCGAGGGGACGCACAAGGGAGGCGCCACGGTGGCGGCCGACTTCTGCGTGAAGTGCCACGACAACGTGGGCGAGGAGCGGCCGAGCCACGCCGGGATGTCGTTTTTCACGTGCAGCAACGCGGGCTGTCACAACTACCACGACAACCGCGCGCTCTGGGAAGACTACCTGGGCAAGCACCTGAACGAGCCCGAGATCCTCGCGAAGGCGCAGGTGCCGCTGCGGACGAGCATGATCGGCGGGCCGAACGGCCCGAAGGCGCTGACGGCGAAGGATCAGGACGCGCCGCCGAACGTGCCTGTCGCGGCGATGTTGATTGCGGAGTGGGAGCAATCGGCGCACGCGCGGGCCGGGGTGAACTGCACGGGATGTCACGGCGGCACGACCGGCGAGCACGGCAAGCCGTGGGTGGACAAGCCGGCGCTCGCGGCCTGCGCGATGTGCCATGGCGAGCAGGACAAGGGCTTCCGCGAGGGGCGGCACGGCATGCGCGAGGCGGCGGGCCTCGAGCCGATGACGCCGGGGCAGGCGCGGCTGCCGATGAAGCACGAGGCCAAGGACAAGAAGCTCGGCTGCAACACGTGTCACGGCGGGCATCGCCACGACGCGAAGCAGGCGGCGGTCGACTCGTGCCTCGGCTGTCACGACGATCAGCACAGCAAGGCGTACGAGGGCTCGTCGCACTTCAAGCTGTGGCAGGCGGAGCTTTCGGGCACGGCCGCGAAGGGGACGGGCGTGTCGTGCGCGACGTGCCACATCCCGCGCGAGAAGCGCGAGGGCGGGGCGCCGGTGCTCGTGCAGCACGACCAGAACGACAACCTTCGCCCGAACGAGAAGATGGTCCGCAACGTGTGCACGAACTGTCACGGCGTGGGCTTCTCGCTCGACGCGATGGCGGACGCGGAGCTGGTGCAGAAGAACTTCCAGGGTCGCCCCACGAAGCACGTGGCGAGCCTCGAGATGGTGGAGAAGAGGATGGCGGGGAAGAAGAAAGGTGGACGCTGA
- a CDS encoding MBL fold metallo-hydrolase has translation MARVDTKTRKKAEWLLRRAEGALLSDAVLAAEGAHLAPADAESRLGELVRERPELGLADRLEALARARGEVTRSKEYAERYGVAGVRRFLVRGGITIYLLPVETFPHHINNVYLILEPGHALLFDVGSGSDSSRRDLALGFAVVRDVFGEDARFEAIDTAIVSHAHIDHFGGVSDLKVRTAARLCVHELDARVISGFEERVVIATKDVEVFLRRAGVAEDERRKMIALYSASRTFFKSVEVDRALRDGDLVGGGHRVIHVPGHCPGQICLLVGDVLLTSDHVLARITPHQFPQAITPFGGLEHYFHSLAKVRKLDLVNLALGGHEEPIADLRSRVDEIAAFHRERLLKVREICDAPRSIADVCSRLFGPQEGYGTLLAIEEAGAHVEYLHALGKLRIANLDEVARSDDPVILYERR, from the coding sequence ATGGCCCGGGTGGACACGAAGACCAGGAAGAAAGCGGAGTGGCTCCTCAGGCGTGCCGAGGGCGCGCTGCTCTCGGACGCGGTGCTCGCCGCCGAAGGCGCGCACCTCGCCCCCGCCGACGCGGAGAGCCGCCTCGGGGAGCTCGTCCGCGAGCGACCCGAGCTCGGCCTCGCCGACAGGCTCGAGGCGCTCGCGCGGGCGAGGGGCGAGGTCACGCGGTCGAAGGAGTACGCCGAGCGCTACGGCGTCGCGGGCGTGCGGCGCTTCCTCGTGCGGGGCGGGATCACGATCTACCTCCTGCCCGTCGAGACCTTCCCGCATCACATCAACAACGTCTATCTGATCCTCGAGCCGGGCCACGCGCTGCTCTTCGACGTCGGCTCGGGCTCGGACTCGTCGCGGCGCGACCTCGCGCTCGGGTTCGCGGTCGTGCGCGACGTGTTCGGCGAGGATGCGCGGTTCGAGGCGATCGACACGGCGATCGTCAGCCACGCGCACATCGATCACTTCGGCGGCGTGAGCGACCTCAAGGTCCGCACGGCGGCGCGGCTGTGCGTGCACGAGCTCGACGCGCGCGTGATCTCGGGCTTCGAGGAGCGCGTGGTCATCGCCACCAAGGACGTCGAGGTCTTCCTCCGGCGCGCGGGCGTCGCCGAGGACGAGCGCCGCAAGATGATCGCGCTCTACTCGGCCTCGCGCACGTTCTTCAAATCGGTCGAGGTCGACAGGGCCCTGCGCGACGGCGATCTCGTGGGCGGCGGCCACCGCGTGATCCACGTGCCCGGCCACTGCCCGGGGCAAATCTGCCTGCTCGTGGGCGACGTCCTGCTCACGAGCGACCACGTCCTCGCGCGCATCACCCCGCACCAGTTTCCGCAAGCGATCACGCCGTTCGGGGGGCTCGAGCATTACTTCCACTCCCTCGCCAAGGTGCGAAAGCTCGACCTCGTCAACCTCGCGCTCGGCGGCCACGAGGAGCCCATCGCGGATCTGCGCAGCCGCGTCGACGAGATCGCCGCCTTCCACCGCGAGCGCCTGCTCAAGGTCCGCGAGATCTGCGACGCGCCGCGTAGCATCGCCGACGTCTGCTCCCGCCTCTTCGGCCCGCAGGAGGGCTACGGCACCCTGCTCGCCATCGAGGAGGCGGGCGCGCACGTCGAGTACCTGCACGCGCTCGGCAAGCTGCGCATCGCCAACCTCGACGAGGTGGCGCGGTCGGACGATCCGGTGATCCTGTACGAGCGGCGCTGA